A region of the Pseudomonas sp. J452 genome:
ATTCTCGTTTTGCAAGTCCTGACCCAGCGCCCAGTTAATCAGGCTGGTTCTTTCCGTGGTACTCGAAGCACCCAGAAGAGCCTGGGTAATGGCACTGTTGGCATCATTGAAGGTAGTCAATGAAGTACAGGAGGCGAAGGTCGGCGAGCAGGTATTGACCGTGCGCGCCGAGCCCTGTCGCAGGCTATAGGCCTGGGCGCCCTTCTCGACGATATTGCCGTCCGGATAGTTGGAGCTAGCCAGGGTAGCCGCGTCAGGCAGGCCCGCGCCCCCCAGGCACTCGCCGCGCGGTGAGAAGCCCCAGTAATTATCGGTCGTATTGGGTGTCCAGAAACTACGGGCGCACTCCAGGATAAAACCGGTACCGGAGTTGATCGCACTGTTGCTGTTGGCATCCAGCAGCCTCAGATCGGTATTGACCAAGCCCAGCTTGTACTGCTTGAGGTTGCCCAGCCAGCGCGGCATACCATCGGCGTCCGGGCGGAACATGCCTACATACACCTGGTTGAGGTAAGTACCCTGGGTATTGACGCTGACCGGCAAGCTGACCGAGGCAAACACGCTGTTGACCGACTGGATCTCGGAGAAGATGGAAGTCAAGGCATCGGCGATCTGCGTACCACTGCTGCTGACGCTAAAATATTTGCCGCTGCTGACCCGCGCCACGCTCTGCAACAACGCGGTCCAACCGGGACCCTGGCCAGTGGTGATCTTGTCGATGTCGACGGTGTAGCTGGTAATGCCCAGGCTGCTCTTCTTCATGAAGCGCGACCACTCGTCAGCCACGTTGTCCTGTGAACCACTGGGTGAAATGGCGATGGCGGTGGTCGCCCCACCCGCAGCAGCCAGCGCAGCGGTAGCCTGATTGATGTCCGAGGTGTTGTCCTGCGCCGCACCGTTGCTGATATAGATGATGAAGTTCTTGGCGCAGCCGGTCACGATCGGGTTGTTGTACGTGGTGGAGGTCTTGCTTGCCAGGGCATTGCCCGCCAGCGCATAGATGGCATTGGATTGTGCGGTGCCGCTGACGTTACCGGTGTAGTCGGTCTTGACCTTGTTGTTACCGGCATGCGGGGTGCCGGCGGAGAAATACAGATATGCCTCCTCCATCGCCTTGCTGATCTTGCCGCCGTTGGACTTGTCACCATTCTTGTTGAGGCTGCCGACCAGATCCTGGAACTTCAACTTGTTGGCCGCCGAAAAGGTACGGATTGCCGCACGCACATAGGCACCGTCATTGCCCGAGTTACCGGCGCCAGTCTCGGTAAACAGCATCAGGCCGATACGGAACTTGTCGGCAGGCAGGGCATTGACCACCGACGTCAATGCCGCCATCTCGTTGGTAAAGGGCGTGTTCCAATTCGCCGTGTTGTCCAGAATGATCAGCACATTGGGCGCATCGGCACCTGACGGCGGATTCGCAACGAACAGATCGATATCTTCGGCCAGCGCCGAGGTACCCGCCCCGAGACTTGCGAGGAGTAGCACCCAACCGAATATGGACTTCATGGCCAATACCTCGTACCAAAACGCATTAATCAGGACACAGGATTTGCTTTTGTGAATCACTGAGCAGCACCCGTACACCCGAGCGCACTTGCACCGCAGCCCCGGTAACTGGGTCATCCACATTCGCCTGCATGGCGAAAACGGTATTCCAGGTGTTGCTGGAAATCCCGATCAGGGTCACGCTGCTGGGAGCGGCGCTGGTCGCCATGGTGGCGCGCGCGCAAACCGGCTCAGAGACCGCAACCTGGTACTCGCTGACGTTGTCCCGGTTGATATCGACGGCCACGGTCTGGGCTTGCGGGGATGTGGTAAACGCCGAGCCAATCACCTGTTCCAGAGCCGTGTCCGCTGCGGCAACCGCCTCGCTACGCCACTGTTGGTTGCTGACCGCATCCAAGCTGCCTGAACTCAAGGTAAAGGCACTGGCCACCAGCAGGGTTACCAGCAGCAACATCACCAGGCCGACAACCAGAACCACGCCCTGTTGCGCACGCTGCAAGGTTTTCATGGCGTTTCCCTCCGGCCGGAGACATTGGTGAGGCGCACACTGGTCGTGTAGACATGGCGCTTGAAGCCATCGCTGAAGGGGCCGAACTCGGCATCACTGTCGCCTGGATCACCAACGAAGTAAGTCTTGTCGGAGGTGTAGCCCTGGGTTTCATTCAGGGTCCTGACCAGCAGGTAGGCCTTGACCATGACCGTATTGATCTGGTCCGCCTGGGTGCAGGGTGTGGCTGAACGGCACAGGGCATCGGCTGCCCCGTCGCCGCGATTGGTCGGCGAGGTACGTATTTCCGTATTGGCCCAGGCCACGGGATCGGTGAGCACCACCGCCAGGCCCGCATCGCTGACCTGATCAACGCCCAGCTCGAAGCGCATGGCTTCGACCCCTTCGATCAGGGCCACCGCCGGTTGCTGAACCCCAGCCGAGAAGCTGGAACGCATCAACGTGGGGATGCCATCTCCCGGCGTGGTCGAGTAAGTGCGCAGGTAATAGATGTTGTTCACCCACTGCCGACGTTCAACCAGGGTGCTGCAGTCCCGCTCAGTCAGCGTGCCGCCTGCCCCCA
Encoded here:
- a CDS encoding PilX N-terminal domain-containing pilus assembly protein, whose translation is MKTLQRAQQGVVLVVGLVMLLLVTLLVASAFTLSSGSLDAVSNQQWRSEAVAAADTALEQVIGSAFTTSPQAQTVAVDINRDNVSEYQVAVSEPVCARATMATSAAPSSVTLIGISSNTWNTVFAMQANVDDPVTGAAVQVRSGVRVLLSDSQKQILCPD
- a CDS encoding PilW family protein — translated: MSSLMLAARPQSRGFGLIELLVAMAIGLLLMGATLKLYLDLSRSHQDMARVNQQIEAGGMAIQVLREDLLHAGFWNGFVPEFDDFTFSAAPTDYPTVEPDPCLAFTSWTATEKVNRLGMAVQLFDDVPTGCTTQLPDRVADSDVLVVRYAQTCVPGAANCAALNGADAYFQASQCNSDAARYSIELGAGGTLTERDCSTLVERRQWVNNIYYLRTYSTTPGDGIPTLMRSSFSAGVQQPAVALIEGVEAMRFELGVDQVSDAGLAVVLTDPVAWANTEIRTSPTNRGDGAADALCRSATPCTQADQINTVMVKAYLLVRTLNETQGYTSDKTYFVGDPGDSDAEFGPFSDGFKRHVYTTSVRLTNVSGRRETP